In Pseudonocardia cypriaca, a single genomic region encodes these proteins:
- a CDS encoding VOC family protein encodes MPSATVIPTLPCRALDDSLPFYRALGFDVTYRQERPNPYAAVRREDVELHLFGVPEFDPAQSMHSVIVLVPDTAALHAAFAAGLREAFGKVPVSGIPRMTRPRRMQGTRGGFMVVDPGGNWLRISRQRTESDADLDGGPQDRPAEEEGRLARVVAAAARQADSHGDEAAGIRMLETGLTRHAAAPPAQRVPALVYLAELHVRTGDRDAAGAVLAQVDALELSAAERAALAADLASAAQLLLDR; translated from the coding sequence GTGCCCTCCGCGACGGTGATCCCCACCCTGCCCTGCCGGGCCCTCGACGACTCACTGCCCTTCTACCGCGCACTCGGGTTCGACGTGACCTACCGCCAGGAGCGGCCGAACCCCTATGCCGCCGTCCGCCGCGAGGACGTCGAGCTGCACCTCTTCGGAGTGCCGGAGTTCGACCCGGCCCAGTCGATGCACTCGGTGATCGTGCTCGTCCCCGACACGGCGGCGCTGCACGCAGCGTTCGCGGCCGGTTTACGTGAGGCGTTCGGGAAGGTGCCGGTGTCCGGCATCCCGCGGATGACGCGCCCGCGCCGGATGCAGGGAACGCGCGGCGGGTTCATGGTGGTCGACCCGGGCGGCAACTGGCTGCGGATCAGCCGGCAGCGCACCGAGTCCGACGCCGACCTCGACGGCGGCCCGCAGGACAGGCCCGCTGAGGAGGAAGGCCGGCTGGCCCGGGTCGTCGCCGCGGCCGCGCGCCAGGCCGACTCCCACGGAGACGAGGCCGCCGGGATCCGCATGCTCGAGACCGGCCTCACCCGGCACGCGGCCGCCCCGCCTGCCCAACGGGTTCCCGCCCTCGTCTACCTCGCCGAGCTGCACGTCCGCACCGGCGACCGCGACGCCGCGGGCGCCGTGCTGGCGCAGGTCGACGCGCTGGAGCTGTCCGCCGCCGAGCGCGCGGCGCTGGCCGCCGACCTCGCGAGCGCCGCACAGCTGCTGCTCGATCGGTAG
- a CDS encoding PPOX class F420-dependent oxidoreductase, which translates to MTSVIFTDYELTYLKSQTLGRLATIGPNGPQLTALGFSVNDDGTIDIGGPALSSSQKWRNIAANPAVSFVVDDMTPDEPGAVKPGWGRGVEIRGEAELLTGHAPPSYGGSWFSDEVIRIRPRRIRSWHLDPEQVQYNRDVA; encoded by the coding sequence ATGACGTCCGTGATCTTCACGGACTACGAGCTGACCTACCTGAAGAGCCAGACGCTGGGCAGGCTCGCCACGATCGGTCCGAACGGACCGCAGCTGACGGCGCTCGGCTTCTCGGTGAACGACGACGGCACGATCGACATCGGCGGTCCCGCGCTGAGCAGCAGCCAGAAGTGGCGCAACATCGCGGCGAACCCGGCGGTGTCCTTCGTCGTGGACGACATGACCCCGGACGAGCCCGGCGCGGTCAAACCCGGCTGGGGCCGCGGCGTCGAGATCCGTGGTGAGGCCGAGCTGCTCACCGGCCACGCACCGCCCTCGTACGGCGGCAGCTGGTTCAGCGACGAGGTCATCCGCATCCGTCCCCGGCGCATCCGCAGCTGGCACCTCGATCCCGAGCAGGTCCAGTACAACCGCGACGTCGCCTAG
- a CDS encoding EamA family transporter: MSVPFALPSAVTYGIADFAGGLAARRASVLVVTVVAQAAGLVSLLLAIGFFAGRPSPAAFGFGVLAGLVGVSGLLLYLKALAVGPMGVVAPLSAVVSAGLPLAVGLLGGERLGPVAVLAVGVALVAILLATTGTRNDRAASTGVLLGLAAGVGFGTFFVAVDAAPADSGLWPLLAGRLASVVLLTGLVLRHHLPLPTRARTVSPAAVPGESGVPTRRVAGPGARGPVVLMVVSGVFDTLANVLFLVATRMGDLGISAVVVSLYPVVVVLLARVVLGERLTRTQLLSACLALTASALLAGA, from the coding sequence ATGTCCGTCCCGTTCGCCCTGCCCTCCGCCGTCACGTACGGCATCGCCGACTTCGCAGGCGGGCTGGCGGCGCGACGAGCTTCGGTGCTGGTCGTCACGGTCGTCGCGCAGGCCGCCGGGCTGGTGAGCCTGCTGCTCGCGATCGGGTTCTTCGCGGGGCGCCCGTCGCCTGCGGCGTTCGGGTTCGGGGTGCTCGCAGGCCTCGTCGGGGTGAGTGGGCTGCTGCTGTATCTCAAGGCGCTCGCCGTGGGGCCGATGGGCGTGGTCGCGCCGCTGTCGGCGGTGGTCAGCGCGGGGCTCCCGCTCGCCGTGGGGTTGCTGGGCGGTGAGCGGCTCGGGCCGGTCGCCGTGCTCGCCGTCGGGGTCGCGCTCGTGGCCATCCTGCTGGCCACCACCGGCACCCGGAACGACCGGGCCGCCAGCACCGGCGTCCTGCTGGGACTGGCTGCGGGCGTCGGCTTCGGCACGTTCTTCGTCGCGGTGGACGCCGCCCCTGCCGACTCGGGGCTGTGGCCGCTTCTCGCCGGCCGGCTCGCATCGGTGGTGCTGCTCACCGGTCTCGTCCTGCGCCACCACCTGCCGCTGCCGACCCGCGCCCGGACCGTGAGTCCCGCGGCCGTGCCCGGCGAGTCCGGCGTCCCGACGCGGCGAGTCGCCGGGCCGGGCGCGCGCGGTCCGGTGGTGCTGATGGTCGTGAGCGGCGTGTTCGACACCCTGGCCAACGTGCTGTTCCTCGTGGCCACGCGGATGGGCGACCTGGGGATCAGCGCGGTGGTGGTGTCGCTCTACCCCGTGGTGGTCGTGCTGCTGGCCCGCGTGGTGCTCGGCGAGCGCCTCACCCGCACCCAGCTGCTGAGCGCCTGCCTCGCGCTGACGGCGAGTGCTCTGCTGGCCGGCGCCTGA
- a CDS encoding helix-turn-helix domain-containing protein — protein sequence MQSPEDVATAVGRNVRALRQQRRMTIDALAAAAGVSRGTVIQIETARGNPSIATLVSLAAALRVGVASLVGGDAQPRVVVRRGAEAATLWSSTAGSSAVFRIGTDPPDVVELWDWTLQPGDGFDGEAHPMGTQEVLSVLSGRLGLRVGATEQHLDTGDTVLFQAHAPHRYSGIGDGPVRFVMVVLQPGDAGLVPPTSIAEAELPVP from the coding sequence ATGCAGTCCCCCGAGGACGTGGCCACGGCGGTCGGCCGCAACGTGCGCGCGCTGCGCCAGCAGCGGCGGATGACCATCGACGCGCTCGCCGCCGCGGCCGGAGTCAGCCGCGGCACCGTGATCCAGATCGAGACCGCGCGCGGCAACCCGAGCATCGCCACCCTCGTGTCGCTGGCCGCGGCGCTGCGCGTCGGCGTCGCGTCGCTCGTGGGCGGCGACGCGCAGCCGCGCGTCGTGGTCCGCCGGGGCGCCGAGGCCGCCACGCTGTGGAGCAGCACCGCCGGCAGCAGTGCCGTGTTCCGGATCGGCACCGACCCGCCGGACGTCGTCGAGCTGTGGGACTGGACGCTCCAGCCCGGCGACGGCTTCGACGGCGAGGCCCACCCGATGGGCACCCAGGAGGTGCTCTCGGTGCTGTCGGGCCGGCTCGGCCTGCGCGTCGGCGCCACCGAGCAGCACCTGGACACCGGCGACACGGTCCTGTTCCAGGCCCACGCCCCGCACCGCTACTCCGGCATCGGCGACGGGCCCGTCCGGTTCGTCATGGTGGTGCTGCAGCCCGGCGACGCCGGCCTGGTGCCCCCGACCAGCATCGCCGAGGCCGAGCTCCCCGTGCCCTAA
- a CDS encoding TetR/AcrR family transcriptional regulator — MEYAGRGDPARTMALLWEGVPVPRRGPRQRLELQRIVDAAIAEADRAGPAALSMRALAQALGIGPATLYTYVPGKAELLELMVDRIAATQPLPVADAGWRAGLHDLATTDLAAYRAHPWLLQVATSRTVFGPHVIARYDAALALLDGTGLSGIEVAGCVAAVEAQTRGAAGAVVEAEQAPAATGSSDDEWWDDRAPLLAEHMDGRFPRLAALEAAGAFAVSDTSLPYTLQRALDRFSFGLDLVLDAIGSRIAR; from the coding sequence ATGGAGTACGCGGGACGCGGCGATCCCGCTCGCACGATGGCCCTGCTCTGGGAGGGCGTGCCGGTACCCAGGCGCGGTCCCAGGCAGCGGCTCGAGCTCCAGCGGATCGTCGACGCCGCGATCGCCGAAGCCGATCGCGCAGGCCCGGCGGCCCTGTCCATGCGCGCGCTCGCGCAGGCGCTCGGGATCGGCCCGGCCACCCTCTACACCTACGTGCCCGGCAAGGCCGAGCTGCTCGAGCTCATGGTCGACCGCATCGCGGCGACGCAGCCCCTGCCCGTCGCCGACGCCGGATGGCGCGCCGGGCTGCACGACCTGGCGACGACGGACCTCGCCGCGTACCGGGCGCACCCCTGGCTGCTGCAGGTCGCGACGTCGCGCACCGTCTTCGGGCCGCACGTGATCGCCCGGTACGACGCCGCACTCGCCCTGCTCGACGGGACGGGCCTCTCGGGGATCGAGGTCGCGGGCTGTGTCGCGGCGGTCGAGGCGCAGACCCGAGGAGCGGCCGGCGCGGTGGTCGAGGCCGAGCAGGCGCCCGCCGCGACCGGGAGCAGCGACGACGAGTGGTGGGACGATCGCGCCCCGCTACTGGCCGAGCACATGGACGGGCGCTTCCCGCGGCTCGCCGCGCTGGAGGCGGCCGGGGCGTTCGCGGTGTCGGACACCTCGCTGCCGTACACGCTGCAGCGGGCGCTGGACCGGTTCTCCTTCGGGCTGGACCTCGTGCTCGACGCGATCGGGAGTCGCATCGCGCGCTGA